CGCTTGATGTCGTCCTTGGCCGAAATCGTATCGACCGTGACCGTCACCGACAGGCCCGGAACCAGCAGGCGCCGTGCGGCAGGCGTCGCCTCGATCGAGACGCGCACGGGCACGCGCTGCGTGATCTTGGTGAAATTGCCCGTCGCATTCTGCGGCGGCAGCAGCGAGAATTGCGCGCCCGTGCCCGGCGCCAGGCTCTCGACCCGACCCTTCAGCACCATACCGTCCAGCGCATCGACCTTGATATCGACCGGCTGCCCCGGCCGCATCAGCGCCAGCTGCGTTTCCTTGAAATTGGCGGTGACGTAGATCTTGTCGAGCGGGACGATCGACATCAGCCGGGTGCCGGCCTGGACGAACTGACCGAGCGTTACCGTCTTGTCGCCCACGCGCCCGCCGATCGCGGCGGTCAGCGTCGTCGCGCCGACATCGACATTCGCCGCGGCCAGCTGCGCGCGCGCAGCCTGTCCCTGCGCTTCCCCCTGGCGGATCTGGGTCTGGATCGTGCCGACGCGGCGGTCCTGCGCGGCCAGCGTTGCGGCGGACGAGCGCACATTCTCGGCCGATTGGCGCGCCGTCGCCTCGAGGCGGGCGAGCTGTTCGCGCGTTTCCGCACCCGATGCCGCGAGCGGGCGATACCGCGCGACTTCCTGGGCGTCGAACGCGGCCTTTACCCGCGCGGCGGCCAGCTGGGCGCGGGCCTGCTCGATCGCGGCATATTGCTCGCGCACCTGCGCGCGGGCGGCGTCGGCCTGAGCGCCGGCGAGTGCGATCTGGGCTTCCGCCTGCGCGGCCTGGGCACGCGCATTACGCGGATCGATCCGGACGAGCGGCTGCCCGGCGCGGACGTCCTGGTTCTCGTTCACCAGCACCGCCGAGACATAGCCGGCAACCCGCGGCGCGACCGTGACCATGTCGGCCTGGATCGTCGCGTCGTTGGTTTCCTCCAGATATTTGCCGTGCGTCTGGTAGTTCATGAACCAGATGCCGCCTGCGACAAGCACGGCGACGGCGAGAACCAGCAAAATCAGCTTGGCGCGCCCGCTCAGACGCTTCTTGTTCGCCGCGCCTTCGTCGTCGGTCGTCGCATCGGGCCGGTCCCCACCTGTCGGCATGTCGCTCATGAAACGGACTTTCGTTTGAACGGTCGTCTATCGAACGCGCAGTTAAGCGGACACAGTGTCCACTTCAAGGCCGATCACGTGCAATTCGCGGCTTGTCGATTGCCGAACATGCAAGCGTCCAGACCACATCGGCACCAAGTCGCGCGTCATGCGTCTGTGACGGACACTTTCGAGTTCTACGGTGCCCGACCATGACCATCCCCACGTCCACCCGCCCGACCCTGATCGCTTTCGCTGCAACGCTTGCCGTCGCGGCGATCGGTGCAGCGGGGATGATGGTGTGGCGCCGCCGCGACGCGACACGTGACGACAGCATCGAGCCACGACACATGCCAGGGTCTGCGGCAAATATTCACGTGGCCGGTGGTGTACCACTGGAGAGGCGCTGAGTCCGTCCACCGTCCGCGCCGGGCAGTCACCGACAACGAACTCCGACAAACCCAGGGCGCGCGGGGGTGGCTTGCGCGTCCGCCCAACCCGCTCCTCCCGAACACCCAGCAAATCAGGCGCTACTGCTGCGCGGAAACCAACGCCGCGATCAGCGCCGGCTCGTCGCCCTTGGCGATCTGTGCGCCGTACACCGTCCGCATCTTGTCGATCGTCGCCGCCCACTTCTCGGCCGGCAGCTTGGGCTGGGTGGTGATCATCTCCACCGAATGACACGCGAGACACGACCGCTCGATCAATGCCGGGTCCGTGCCACCCAAGGTGGTCGCCGGATCATCGGGCAGCGAGATGCGAACCATCTCATCCACCTTGGGCGCAGCCGGCGCGTCGGCTTGACCGCCACAGGCGGCAAGCGCGACGGGCAAAAGGAGAGCGATCCGCCTCATGCCGCCCGCACTCCGATCGTCTCGATCCGATTATGCATATAGCCGGCCGGGTTCCAGATCGGATCGCTGGTCTGCACGACCCCGTCGCTATTGGTGCACCGGACCGCCAGCCGGTAGTTCCCCGGCGCCACCCCGCCCCCGGTTAGGTCCCACCGCCGGAAGCCGTAGGTGCCCATGTCCGGCCCCAATCGCGCGGCATGCCAGCTGCGCCCGCCGTCCATCGACAGCTCGACCGACCGCACGCCGGTCGCCCCGCCAAAGGCGATCCCGCGCACCGCAAACGGCGACCGCGCGACGATCGTATCGCCATCGGCCATGTTGGTGATGAACGCGCGCGGGTTCATGACGCTGATGGGCTCGGTCGGAAAATCCTTTGCCCCGGGCGCCACGCTCGCACGCGCCGCGGTCGGGATGCGATAGGCCTTGTCCATCCAGTAATTCGTATCGGGCGCGTCGAGCACCTCGATGCTGCTCAGCGCCTTGATCCAATAGGTCGAATACCAGCCCGGCACGATCAGACGCAGCGGATATCCGTTCAGCATCGGCAACCGCTCGCCGTTCATCAGGAAGGCGAGCATGACCTCCCCGTCGCGGGCATGATCGATGCCGAGCGACTTCAGGAACGGGGGCGCCCCGGACGGCGGCCGATCGAGCCCGCCGAAGCGCACCGCGACGGCCCCCGGTGCGACGCCGGCGCGGTCGAGCACGTCGCGCAGGCGTACCCCGCCCCAACGCGCATTGCCCATCGCGCCGTGGCCCCATTGCGCGCCCGGCACGCGTGGCACGAAGTGGCCGCGCGAATTGCCCGAACATTGGTTGACCGCCGCGATCTCGAACCGTGGCATCGCCATCAGGTCGGCCAGCGACAGGCTCAACCGCTGCCGTACCGCGCCGCTCACCGCCACGCGGTGCTTCGCCCCGTCGATCGCCGTCGGAATATCGGCATAATGCCAACGGACGAAG
The nucleotide sequence above comes from Roseomonas aeriglobus. Encoded proteins:
- a CDS encoding HlyD family secretion protein: MPTGGDRPDATTDDEGAANKKRLSGRAKLILLVLAVAVLVAGGIWFMNYQTHGKYLEETNDATIQADMVTVAPRVAGYVSAVLVNENQDVRAGQPLVRIDPRNARAQAAQAEAQIALAGAQADAARAQVREQYAAIEQARAQLAAARVKAAFDAQEVARYRPLAASGAETREQLARLEATARQSAENVRSSAATLAAQDRRVGTIQTQIRQGEAQGQAARAQLAAANVDVGATTLTAAIGGRVGDKTVTLGQFVQAGTRLMSIVPLDKIYVTANFKETQLALMRPGQPVDIKVDALDGMVLKGRVESLAPGTGAQFSLLPPQNATGNFTKITQRVPVRVSIEATPAARRLLVPGLSVTVTVDTISAKDDIKRVREQQEKAR
- a CDS encoding molybdopterin-dependent oxidoreductase, which produces MTAIDRRHALRVLAAGGAAAGTPAFAQALFDLKLPGGNAGRPMTSAFPEKGSMILQRTRAPLLETPMTVFDDGVFTPNDRFFVRWHYADIPTAIDGAKHRVAVSGAVRQRLSLSLADLMAMPRFEIAAVNQCSGNSRGHFVPRVPGAQWGHGAMGNARWGGVRLRDVLDRAGVAPGAVAVRFGGLDRPPSGAPPFLKSLGIDHARDGEVMLAFLMNGERLPMLNGYPLRLIVPGWYSTYWIKALSSIEVLDAPDTNYWMDKAYRIPTAARASVAPGAKDFPTEPISVMNPRAFITNMADGDTIVARSPFAVRGIAFGGATGVRSVELSMDGGRSWHAARLGPDMGTYGFRRWDLTGGGVAPGNYRLAVRCTNSDGVVQTSDPIWNPAGYMHNRIETIGVRAA